A genomic segment from Ancylothrix sp. D3o encodes:
- a CDS encoding AAA-like domain-containing protein yields the protein MSDQQINFEQAFKVADQAVFKQTKKHLSDVEIVILRGAWENKTYEEMSENSEYATNYLQRTVGPKLWRMLSKALGEEVSKTNFRAGLQRKAQQEEKNQKLLNTKSPKKLEFPEGAVALNSPFYIERSPIESECYEALRKPGALINVKAPKQMGKTSLLNRILEEGKNLGYQTVMLNFLQAEKAVFSDLDKFLRWMCAYAGQKLKKPTNLGEYWDEARGSIVSCTTYFEASILEEINAPLVLALDEVDRVFQYPEIAGQFFPMLRSWHEEAKAVEIWENLRLVVVYSTEYYGKLDINQSPFNVGLPVELREFSLAEVECLVRQHSLDWELQIGEDGLSRLLEMVGGHPYLIRLMFYHLARSQKSLAELLGEAMTDSGIYGDHLRRHLDVLKEHPKLEAALKDVVVSDVPVRVETLQGYKLYSMGLIQRLGDFSSPRCELYRRYFRERL from the coding sequence ATGTCAGACCAACAGATAAATTTTGAACAAGCTTTTAAGGTAGCAGATCAGGCAGTATTTAAGCAGACAAAAAAACATCTAAGTGATGTAGAGATCGTTATTTTGCGGGGGGCGTGGGAAAACAAAACTTATGAGGAAATGTCGGAAAATTCAGAATATGCAACTAACTATCTTCAGCGAACAGTGGGCCCGAAGCTTTGGCGGATGTTATCTAAAGCATTAGGCGAAGAAGTAAGTAAAACAAATTTTCGGGCTGGGTTGCAACGAAAAGCGCAGCAAGAGGAGAAGAACCAGAAATTATTAAATACTAAATCGCCAAAAAAGTTAGAATTTCCAGAGGGAGCAGTTGCCTTAAATTCGCCTTTTTATATAGAGCGTAGTCCGATTGAAAGTGAGTGTTATGAAGCCCTACGAAAACCGGGAGCGCTGATTAATGTTAAAGCTCCGAAACAAATGGGGAAAACTTCGCTGTTGAACCGAATTTTAGAAGAGGGTAAAAATTTGGGATATCAAACGGTGATGTTAAATTTTTTGCAAGCAGAGAAGGCGGTTTTTAGTGATTTAGATAAGTTTTTGCGGTGGATGTGTGCTTATGCCGGTCAAAAGTTAAAAAAACCGACAAATTTAGGGGAGTATTGGGATGAGGCAAGGGGAAGTATTGTTAGTTGTACAACGTATTTTGAAGCGAGTATTTTGGAGGAGATAAATGCGCCTTTGGTGTTGGCTTTGGATGAGGTAGATCGGGTGTTTCAGTATCCAGAAATTGCCGGTCAGTTTTTCCCGATGCTCCGAAGTTGGCATGAGGAAGCTAAGGCGGTGGAAATTTGGGAAAATTTGCGGTTGGTTGTGGTTTATTCGACCGAGTATTATGGTAAGTTGGATATTAATCAATCGCCGTTTAATGTGGGCCTGCCGGTGGAGTTGCGAGAGTTTAGTTTGGCAGAGGTGGAATGTTTAGTAAGGCAACATTCGCTTGATTGGGAACTGCAAATTGGTGAGGATGGTTTATCTCGTTTGCTGGAGATGGTGGGAGGGCATCCTTATTTAATTCGGTTGATGTTTTATCATCTTGCTCGCTCTCAAAAATCTTTGGCTGAGTTGCTGGGGGAGGCGATGACTGATTCGGGTATTTATGGTGATCATTTACGCCGCCATTTGGATGTTTTGAAGGAGCATCCTAAGTTGGAGGCGGCTTTAAAGGATGTGGTGGTTTCTGATGTGCCGGTGCGTGTGGAAACTTTGCAGGGTTATAAGTTATATAGTATGGGTTTGATTCAACGTTTGGGGGATTTTAGTAGTCCGAGGTGTGAGTTATATCGGCGCTATTTTCGGGAGCGGTTGTAA
- a CDS encoding biopolymer transporter ExbD — MRLPDEPDNIAQINIVPMIDVVFAILTFFIVSSLFLSKSDGVAKEELPVNLPQATTSQPQQAPSKITVTIDAKGALMVDKKAVKIDELESAVRQIMGTNESQLVVLNADKTVDHGNIVEVMDRLRKIKGIKLGIATVRP; from the coding sequence ATGCGCCTACCCGATGAACCTGACAATATTGCTCAAATTAACATCGTCCCAATGATTGATGTGGTTTTTGCTATTCTTACGTTTTTCATTGTTTCATCACTTTTTTTGAGCAAATCGGACGGAGTGGCGAAAGAAGAATTGCCGGTCAATTTACCACAAGCAACTACGTCTCAGCCTCAACAAGCGCCTTCTAAAATTACTGTTACGATTGATGCGAAAGGAGCGTTAATGGTGGACAAAAAAGCCGTCAAAATAGATGAGCTTGAAAGTGCTGTGCGGCAGATAATGGGAACAAATGAAAGCCAGTTAGTTGTGTTAAATGCTGATAAAACAGTTGATCATGGCAATATTGTAGAAGTCATGGATCGATTGCGGAAAATTAAAGGCATTAAGTTAGGAATCGCTACTGTGCGACCTTAG
- a CDS encoding LapA family protein has product MREIRNVLLFVLLGSLTIFAVQNSSTFALPLVFLGMASLTLPLSVWVLGAFFAGVVTALIIGALFKFSHPLINQESASNRRIPSRQNDIPPRQPAPRTDTVLQDNYDRPERVYSETITGGAVGWREEKDDDLQDNLRGRANEQTRPRNEDTARRNNYSEPDIDDDEFYEDWEEETPENRNLENKNYEASQEPKSTSWTGSVYSYSYRESAESEPPKIELIPDKKTEPVTDADYRVIIPPPAPTPPPPVEDDWGKKKKPKSDDW; this is encoded by the coding sequence ATGCGTGAAATTCGGAATGTTTTGTTGTTTGTTTTGTTAGGAAGTTTGACGATTTTTGCTGTGCAAAATAGTTCGACTTTTGCTTTGCCTTTGGTGTTTTTGGGAATGGCTTCCCTGACGCTTCCTCTTTCTGTGTGGGTGTTGGGGGCGTTTTTTGCCGGAGTCGTAACGGCTTTGATAATTGGCGCTTTGTTTAAGTTTTCCCATCCTTTGATAAATCAAGAATCGGCGTCAAATCGGCGCATTCCTTCGCGGCAAAATGATATTCCTCCTCGTCAACCGGCACCCCGAACCGATACAGTTTTACAAGATAATTATGATCGCCCTGAAAGAGTTTATAGTGAAACAATTACGGGGGGTGCTGTGGGCTGGCGCGAAGAAAAAGATGATGATTTGCAGGATAATCTGCGGGGGCGGGCCAATGAACAAACTCGACCAAGAAATGAGGATACCGCCAGAAGAAATAATTACTCAGAACCGGATATAGATGATGATGAGTTTTATGAAGATTGGGAAGAAGAAACACCGGAAAATAGAAACCTGGAAAATAAAAATTATGAAGCCTCGCAGGAACCAAAATCAACTTCTTGGACGGGTTCAGTTTATTCTTACAGCTATCGGGAGTCTGCGGAATCTGAACCGCCAAAAATCGAATTGATTCCAGATAAGAAAACTGAGCCGGTAACGGATGCAGATTATCGGGTGATTATTCCTCCGCCGGCGCCGACTCCCCCGCCGCCAGTAGAGGATGATTGGGGGAAAAAGAAAAAGCCAAAGTCGGATGATTGGTAA
- a CDS encoding flavin prenyltransferase UbiX yields the protein MTEDFTQKTKPLIIGVSGASGLIYAVRAIKFLLCADYAVELVASKSVYMVWQAEENIRMPAEPTQQEDFWRQMAGGVTGGKLRCHPWQDVGANIASGSFRTLGMLVIPCSMSTVGKLAAGVSSDLLERAADVQLKEGRKLVLVPRETPFSLIHLRNLTTLAEAGARIVPAIPAWYHHPKTIEDLVDFVVARALDQLDIDCIPLERWQGYK from the coding sequence ATGACAGAAGATTTTACACAAAAAACTAAACCTTTAATTATCGGGGTTTCTGGCGCATCTGGCCTCATTTATGCGGTACGGGCAATTAAATTTTTGCTTTGTGCAGATTATGCGGTGGAGTTGGTGGCGTCAAAATCTGTTTATATGGTCTGGCAGGCTGAGGAAAATATTAGAATGCCGGCAGAACCAACCCAGCAAGAAGATTTCTGGCGTCAGATGGCCGGTGGTGTGACGGGGGGTAAACTTCGTTGTCACCCTTGGCAAGATGTGGGGGCAAATATTGCCAGTGGTTCGTTTCGCACCTTGGGGATGCTCGTTATTCCGTGTAGTATGAGTACGGTGGGGAAGTTGGCGGCGGGTGTGAGTTCAGATTTGCTCGAACGTGCGGCAGATGTGCAGTTAAAAGAAGGTCGTAAACTGGTATTAGTGCCGCGTGAAACGCCTTTTAGTTTAATTCATTTACGGAATTTAACAACATTGGCGGAGGCGGGTGCAAGAATTGTGCCGGCAATTCCAGCCTGGTATCACCACCCCAAAACCATTGAAGATTTGGTGGATTTTGTGGTGGCTCGCGCTTTGGATCAGCTTGATATTGATTGTATCCCGCTTGAACGTTGGCAAGGATATAAATAG
- a CDS encoding ribonuclease R family protein, which yields MDFSIASLLANFSEDKLVAPKILEKKLGCQDKSSLRKFQIVLDALEKIGILVKERGKYRRVYEEGIVEAKLRCSSKGFCFAIQDAENSEDIYIRECHLSTAWNGDRVLVKVIKDGSRRRSPEGEVKLVLERANPSVLARLKQISTPEGKTIYKAIPLDDRLLFEIDVESEENDLSQAIDYLVHVEVVRYPLGYYPPLGRVAQILGSDAEEANDLDIVCCKHDLPRFFNELVEKEAKALPKILRKADLKNRLDLRKVLTLTFIKDPANPTIEHAFSLETRAAGKWRLGIHIADVAYYVTSDSVLDREAKKRGTAVFLGDIFIPLFPDTISSNRCSFLPGEDRLAISVLITLNSSGQVIEYEIQPSVIEVNHQLTCEEAGAILDKEEDSALSPVIEQLQSICQGVQRLRQHRGAIELNLPPTQYGSGVRSAFDDEGALGVLLNSPSHSVEGIVREFILLANQVIASQLHALSVPALYRVQPAPDIEEVQEFIKLASNLGASLQLESAEEIRPQDYQRFKEQFAGTSNERVLTYLLQETLRPAAYSTSPGPHFGLSLGTGEVDRPYAHASSPVNRYADLMIQRVLHTVFENGRDRRTTRVKESVNLRHSNAKGQIHWNVLPPELQNEIEETLSGMVSHLIDREKIAQEAEEDLVGLKKAAAMKERTGETFGGLITGVQSYGFFVEIEELMVEGLVHVSSLKDDWYEYRSRQQTLVGRKNRKQYRLGDRVEVQVKSVDYYRQQIDLVAVSGGSMVDNNDLDDFDSHW from the coding sequence ATGGACTTTTCAATCGCCTCATTGTTAGCCAACTTTTCTGAGGACAAATTGGTTGCGCCAAAAATCTTGGAAAAAAAACTGGGATGCCAAGACAAAAGCAGCCTGCGGAAATTTCAAATTGTCCTTGATGCCTTAGAAAAAATAGGAATCCTCGTCAAAGAACGCGGGAAATACCGCCGCGTCTATGAAGAAGGAATCGTCGAAGCCAAACTCCGGTGCAGCAGCAAAGGATTTTGTTTCGCCATTCAAGATGCCGAAAACTCAGAAGACATCTATATCCGCGAATGCCACCTCAGCACCGCTTGGAATGGCGACCGCGTATTAGTAAAAGTCATCAAAGATGGCAGTCGGCGGCGTTCCCCCGAAGGCGAAGTAAAATTAGTTTTAGAACGTGCTAACCCCAGCGTTTTAGCGCGATTAAAACAAATTTCCACCCCTGAAGGAAAAACCATCTACAAAGCCATTCCCCTTGATGACCGGCTACTTTTTGAGATCGATGTCGAATCCGAAGAAAATGACCTCAGCCAAGCCATCGATTACCTAGTTCATGTAGAAGTAGTACGCTATCCTTTAGGCTATTATCCGCCTCTTGGTCGCGTCGCCCAAATCCTGGGCAGCGATGCCGAAGAAGCCAACGATCTTGATATTGTTTGCTGCAAACATGACCTACCCCGATTCTTTAATGAACTCGTCGAAAAAGAAGCCAAAGCCTTACCCAAAATTTTACGGAAAGCTGACTTAAAAAACCGGCTTGATCTGCGAAAAGTTCTCACCTTAACTTTTATCAAAGACCCAGCAAATCCCACCATTGAGCACGCTTTTTCTTTAGAAACTCGCGCTGCCGGGAAATGGCGTTTAGGCATTCACATTGCCGATGTTGCCTACTATGTAACCAGCGATTCTGTGCTCGACCGCGAAGCAAAAAAACGCGGTACAGCCGTATTTTTGGGAGATATTTTTATCCCCTTGTTTCCCGACACTATTTCCAGTAATCGCTGCTCTTTTTTACCAGGAGAAGACCGGCTGGCAATTTCGGTATTAATTACCCTCAATTCCTCTGGACAAGTTATTGAATACGAAATTCAACCAAGTGTCATCGAAGTTAATCACCAGCTAACCTGTGAAGAAGCCGGTGCCATTCTTGACAAGGAAGAAGACTCTGCTCTGAGCCCTGTGATTGAGCAATTGCAGTCTATTTGTCAAGGAGTACAACGCCTACGCCAACATCGCGGCGCCATTGAGCTAAATTTGCCTCCCACCCAATACGGCTCAGGCGTTCGCAGTGCCTTTGATGATGAAGGTGCCCTTGGTGTATTGTTAAATTCGCCCAGCCATAGTGTCGAAGGCATTGTCCGCGAATTTATCTTGCTGGCAAATCAAGTCATTGCATCTCAATTGCACGCTTTAAGTGTGCCGGCGCTTTATCGCGTTCAACCGGCCCCTGATATTGAAGAAGTGCAAGAATTTATCAAATTAGCCAGCAATTTAGGCGCTTCTTTACAACTCGAATCCGCTGAAGAGATACGCCCCCAAGATTACCAACGTTTTAAAGAACAATTTGCCGGCACTTCTAACGAACGAGTCTTAACTTATCTCTTGCAAGAAACACTCAGACCGGCAGCTTATAGCACTTCCCCAGGGCCGCATTTTGGTTTATCTTTGGGTACTGGCGAAGTAGACCGGCCTTATGCTCACGCCAGTTCCCCTGTAAACCGTTATGCAGATTTAATGATTCAGCGAGTCTTGCATACCGTCTTTGAAAACGGGCGCGACCGCCGTACAACCCGTGTCAAAGAAAGCGTTAACTTGCGTCACAGCAACGCCAAAGGACAAATCCACTGGAATGTTCTTCCTCCTGAATTGCAAAACGAAATCGAGGAAACTCTTTCGGGAATGGTGTCTCATCTCATCGACCGCGAAAAAATTGCCCAAGAAGCCGAGGAAGATTTGGTGGGGCTAAAAAAAGCAGCAGCGATGAAAGAACGCACCGGCGAAACCTTTGGCGGATTAATCACCGGCGTCCAGTCCTACGGGTTCTTTGTAGAAATAGAAGAACTTATGGTCGAAGGATTAGTCCATGTTTCATCCTTAAAAGATGACTGGTACGAATATCGCTCTCGCCAACAAACTCTTGTAGGACGCAAAAACCGCAAACAATACCGTCTTGGCGACCGGGTGGAAGTGCAAGTTAAAAGCGTTGACTACTACCGCCAGCAAATTGATTTAGTCGCAGTCAGCGGTGGCAGTATGGTGGATAATAACGATCTTGATGATTTTGATAGTCATTGGTAA
- a CDS encoding AAA-like domain-containing protein, translated as MNLCFWLGVFMGYKFQVGGSLEFQHPSYVSRKADVDLYEGLKGGEFCYVLNSRQMGKSSLRVQMMKLLKAAGIKCASIDLTRLGSFGNASKTYELEWYGGVVSELLRGFGLGRKFDFKSWWYERDGLLPVQRLQAFIEEVLLGEFSGKIVIFIDEIDSIISVPFKDDFFAFIRACYNQRAENSEYLRLSFCLLGVATPADLMADKKRTPFNIGRAIELCGFTFDEANLALSEGLAEKVKNPQKVIKEVLSWTGGQPFLTQKLCQVIQNFNLPENEEISVESFVRNHIIKNWESQDEPEHLRTIRNRLLSNELRAGRLLGLYQQILQKGSVKVQDSPEEMELRLSGLVVKQNSQLKVSNAIYEEVFNQSWVTQQLSALRPYSQAIKAWLDSNRLDISRLLRGEALQEALAWKAGKSLSVEDDDFLAESQRLDRVQIKLELQAERQAKQILEEAKQQAYKMLQQARLGTKIERQGGEALRLFEVEGKEIEALLLAMQAGEDLQKWQIENAESSNYSITSPVQALQNILDAIREKKQLKGHQGAVNCVSFSPQGDYIATASNDGTAILWDLSGKKCVELKNHQGSVPALAFNNTQNLVITGCENGIVRVWDLAGKLLTQFKAHPRRITSLNFSSCGKLIATASEDGTAKVWDENFKLIIEFKKHKGWVTAVMFHPQENIIATGSEDCTVRIWDLSGKELKKIKAADGWLLSICFSPNGEYIATASADLTAKLWDLKGKRKAEFKGHTGWVKSVSFSPDGKYIATGSFDGTARLWDLSGKEIDRFKGHQGTAGSLCFSGNGQYLVTGTGEGIVRVWDIYGKQKVKFQPHCDKILNATFNSFGDKIATACYEGTVKLWDISGQEISSFKAHSGWVSSVKFSQNDSLIATASEDKTAKIWNPNGELLKECKGHTGWVLALSFSPDNNLIATSSADHTARIWNLEGKEQAILKGHQDWVYDVAFSPQPEKIATASADCTAKLWNLSGKIITEFKGHQGLVWSVSFSRNGDLVLTGSEDGTARLWNLEGKQIAIFKGHHGAVLSVSFSPKNDCIATASADGTARLWDLEGREIKQFNGHYGWVWSVVFSPNGEFLLSGSADETARLWEIGKLENNLDALLFRGGLWLGK; from the coding sequence ATGAATTTATGTTTTTGGTTGGGGGTTTTTATGGGGTATAAGTTTCAGGTTGGTGGTAGTTTGGAGTTTCAGCATCCTAGTTATGTGAGTCGTAAGGCTGATGTTGATTTGTATGAGGGTTTGAAGGGGGGGGAGTTTTGTTATGTTTTGAATTCTCGGCAAATGGGGAAGTCGAGTTTAAGGGTGCAAATGATGAAGCTTTTAAAGGCGGCGGGGATTAAATGTGCTTCGATTGATTTGACACGGTTGGGGAGTTTTGGGAATGCTAGTAAGACGTATGAGTTAGAGTGGTATGGGGGGGTGGTTTCTGAGTTGTTGCGCGGTTTTGGTTTGGGGAGAAAATTTGATTTTAAAAGCTGGTGGTATGAGAGGGATGGGTTATTGCCGGTGCAACGCTTACAAGCTTTTATTGAGGAGGTTTTGTTAGGGGAGTTTTCGGGAAAAATTGTCATTTTTATTGATGAAATTGATAGTATTATTTCGGTGCCGTTTAAGGATGATTTTTTTGCGTTTATTCGTGCTTGTTATAATCAGCGGGCCGAAAATTCTGAATATTTGCGGTTGAGTTTTTGCTTGTTGGGTGTGGCGACACCGGCAGATTTAATGGCAGATAAAAAGCGTACTCCTTTTAATATTGGCAGGGCAATTGAGTTATGTGGTTTTACGTTTGATGAGGCTAATTTAGCTTTAAGCGAGGGTTTGGCAGAAAAGGTTAAAAATCCCCAAAAAGTGATTAAAGAGGTGTTAAGTTGGACGGGAGGGCAACCATTTCTTACACAAAAGCTTTGTCAAGTTATCCAAAATTTTAATCTGCCAGAAAATGAAGAGATTTCTGTGGAAAGTTTTGTCAGAAATCACATTATTAAAAATTGGGAATCTCAGGATGAGCCTGAGCATTTGAGAACAATTAGAAACAGGCTTTTGAGTAATGAATTGCGGGCCGGTCGGTTGCTGGGATTATATCAACAAATTTTGCAAAAAGGTTCTGTTAAGGTTCAAGACTCTCCTGAAGAAATGGAGTTAAGATTGTCGGGTTTAGTTGTCAAGCAAAACAGCCAGCTAAAGGTTTCTAATGCTATTTATGAAGAAGTTTTTAATCAAAGTTGGGTCACTCAACAATTAAGTGCTTTGCGTCCCTACAGTCAAGCTATTAAGGCTTGGTTGGACTCAAACCGGCTAGATATTTCTCGGCTGTTGCGAGGAGAAGCTTTGCAAGAGGCTTTAGCATGGAAAGCCGGTAAAAGTTTAAGTGTAGAAGATGATGATTTTTTGGCAGAAAGTCAGCGATTAGATCGGGTACAAATTAAATTAGAATTACAAGCCGAAAGGCAAGCAAAACAAATATTAGAAGAAGCCAAACAACAAGCATATAAAATGCTGCAACAAGCACGACTTGGCACTAAAATAGAAAGACAGGGAGGGGAAGCATTAAGATTATTTGAAGTTGAGGGCAAAGAAATTGAAGCGTTGTTGTTAGCAATGCAAGCGGGAGAAGATTTGCAAAAATGGCAAATTGAAAATGCAGAATCCTCGAATTATTCAATTACCAGTCCCGTCCAAGCATTGCAAAATATTTTAGATGCCATTCGAGAAAAAAAACAACTTAAAGGGCATCAAGGTGCTGTTAATTGTGTGAGTTTTAGTCCCCAGGGAGATTATATTGCAACGGCTTCTAATGATGGCACCGCGATTTTGTGGGATTTGTCTGGAAAAAAATGCGTAGAATTAAAGAATCATCAAGGAAGTGTGCCGGCCCTAGCATTTAATAATACACAAAATTTAGTAATAACCGGCTGTGAAAATGGGATTGTCAGAGTATGGGATCTTGCTGGAAAATTGTTAACGCAATTTAAGGCACATCCCCGCCGAATTACCAGCCTAAATTTTAGTAGTTGTGGCAAGTTGATAGCCACCGCTTCTGAAGACGGTACTGCAAAAGTTTGGGATGAAAATTTTAAGCTAATCATAGAATTTAAAAAACATAAAGGCTGGGTAACAGCCGTGATGTTTCATCCCCAGGAAAATATTATAGCCACCGGCTCCGAAGATTGTACAGTTAGAATATGGGATTTAAGCGGAAAAGAACTAAAAAAAATCAAAGCTGCTGACGGATGGTTATTGAGTATTTGTTTTAGTCCCAACGGCGAATATATTGCCACAGCCTCCGCAGATTTAACAGCCAAATTGTGGGATTTAAAAGGAAAAAGAAAGGCAGAATTTAAAGGACACACCGGCTGGGTAAAAAGTGTTAGTTTTAGTCCAGATGGCAAATATATAGCCACCGGCTCATTTGATGGTACAGCAAGATTATGGGATTTATCAGGTAAAGAAATAGACAGATTTAAAGGACATCAAGGAACCGCCGGCAGTCTTTGTTTTAGTGGCAATGGTCAATATTTAGTTACCGGCACCGGCGAGGGAATTGTCAGAGTATGGGATATTTATGGAAAGCAAAAAGTTAAATTTCAACCGCATTGTGATAAAATTTTAAATGCGACTTTTAACTCTTTTGGCGATAAAATAGCAACCGCTTGTTATGAAGGTACAGTTAAATTATGGGATATATCCGGCCAAGAAATTAGCAGCTTTAAAGCTCATAGTGGTTGGGTTTCCAGTGTAAAGTTTAGCCAAAATGACTCTTTAATTGCCACAGCTTCCGAGGATAAAACGGCGAAAATATGGAATCCAAACGGGGAATTACTAAAAGAGTGTAAAGGGCACACCGGCTGGGTATTAGCACTAAGTTTTAGCCCTGACAATAATTTAATTGCAACTTCCTCAGCAGATCATACAGCAAGAATATGGAATTTAGAAGGAAAAGAACAAGCAATTTTAAAGGGGCATCAAGATTGGGTGTATGACGTGGCGTTTAGTCCCCAACCAGAAAAAATTGCCACAGCATCCGCAGATTGTACCGCAAAATTATGGAACTTATCCGGTAAAATTATCACCGAATTTAAGGGGCATCAAGGCTTAGTTTGGAGCGTTTCTTTTAGCCGCAATGGTGACTTAGTGTTAACCGGCTCTGAGGATGGCACCGCCAGATTGTGGAATTTAGAAGGAAAACAAATCGCCATTTTTAAAGGGCATCATGGCGCAGTTTTAAGCGTTTCTTTTAGCCCGAAAAATGATTGCATTGCCACCGCCTCAGCGGATGGTACGGCTCGATTGTGGGATTTAGAAGGAAGAGAAATTAAGCAATTTAATGGTCATTATGGATGGGTTTGGAGTGTGGTTTTTAGCCCCAATGGTGAATTTTTGTTGAGTGGTTCTGCCGATGAAACAGCGCGTTTATGGGAGATTGGCAAGTTAGAAAATAATTTAGATGCGTTGCTTTTTCGGGGGGGTTTGTGGTTGGGAAAATAG
- a CDS encoding MotA/TolQ/ExbB proton channel family protein — translation MDNFIYIFRAGGIVSWPLLASSIAAVALIIERLGFWFRVNRRQRRMVKEVLHLYRQNPDTAIKKLQVNADLPLARIFLEALELEDPNAEEFRLALESAAQAEIPVLKRFNTIFDTIISLSPLFGLLGTVLGLITTFAALKLGDIGGTSTTNVTAGISEALVSTAMGLVVAIFTLVFANMFRGFYLQQIAFIQEAAGQLELLYRHRYEQKQKQGEPTYAPTR, via the coding sequence ATGGATAACTTTATTTATATTTTTCGTGCAGGGGGTATCGTTTCTTGGCCACTGCTTGCCTCTTCAATAGCGGCAGTTGCGCTGATTATAGAACGCCTTGGGTTTTGGTTTCGGGTGAACCGACGACAGCGGCGAATGGTGAAAGAAGTGCTGCACCTGTATCGTCAAAACCCAGACACAGCCATTAAAAAGCTGCAAGTTAACGCCGATCTGCCGCTGGCGAGAATTTTTTTAGAAGCTTTAGAACTCGAAGATCCGAATGCTGAAGAGTTTCGCTTAGCGCTCGAAAGTGCTGCTCAGGCGGAAATTCCGGTTCTCAAACGCTTTAATACAATATTTGACACAATCATCAGCCTTTCGCCGTTATTTGGGTTGCTGGGAACGGTTTTAGGATTAATTACCACCTTTGCTGCGCTTAAACTAGGGGATATAGGAGGTACCAGCACAACAAACGTCACCGCGGGTATTAGCGAAGCGCTGGTATCTACAGCTATGGGTTTGGTGGTAGCGATCTTTACCCTAGTTTTTGCGAATATGTTTCGCGGATTTTATCTGCAACAGATAGCTTTTATACAGGAAGCAGCAGGGCAACTAGAGTTACTTTACCGTCACCGCTACGAACAAAAACAAAAACAAGGAGAACCTACTTATGCGCCTACCCGATGA